Genomic window (Oryzias latipes chromosome 17, ASM223467v1):
gaaggctctGGTTGGAATCCTGGCTCGTTTCttactgtgtggagtttgcatgttctccctgtacatgtatgggttttctccaggaaccCTGGCTTtatcccacagtccaaaaacatccttcaaaggctaattggtgtctctaaattgccccttaGATGTGGAAATGAGTGGGTGTGATTGTACGTCTCTGTGTGGCTCTACGAAGGACTGGTTACCTGTTCAGGGCAAACCCCACCTTTGCGGATCCAGCAGCCCTGTAACCCTGAACCAAACCAAGCCAGTTCAGAAGCTGGATGGAGGCTTTGTGTGATATTCAGAGGTCTGTTCTTGTCTTTAACTTTTCTgccacttgtttttattcaacagGTAGACCTGAAGCCAGCTGTGGGGTCTTCATTAGTGCAGATGTTGCTGTCTCAGGTCACGTCCACCCTGTTCCTGAGTGGTGCCGACGCTCCACTTAATGCGGCGCTGGTGTCACAGAAAGGCATCACCCTGATTGTCAACGCCACACTAAACCACGCCTGCCCCGCCTACCCCGGTGTGGAGTGTTTGCGTGTCCCTGTGTGCGACCTGCCCTCTGCCCGGCTCAGTGACCACTTCGACCGGGTGGCTGACCGTATCCATGGTAACCGTGACGGAGGCACCCTTGTGCACTGCGCTGCAGGGATGAGCCGCTCGCCAGCGCTGGTCATGGCGTATTTGATGCGTCACCGCGGTGTAACACTGCGCCAGGCTCACCACTGGGTCCAGGAGAGCCGGCCCTTTGTCCGACTGAACTCTGGCTTTTGGGAGCAGCTACTGCAGTACGAGAGGAGGCTGTATGGCCGAAACACAGTCAGGGTGGCTCAGGAGCCCCCGCCCATTTCTAGACCGTTGGAAAAAGCACCACTTACCGGGAACAGCTGGGTAACCTTTGTACCCAAGTCACCCCTGATGTCCCGCCCCTCTCAAATTCTACAGTCTCAGGTGATGGCATCAAGAAATAAATCCAGAAGAGCATCTAAACCTTTAGCAAAGAGGCAAAGACTGTTGTAAAGTAGGAGACATGTACCACAAAGGACCCCACACCTagttttgattcattttattgAGCCAATCAGGTTCCAGAGATCTGTCAACAACCACTTGAATCATCAGTGACCTTTTCCTTCTAGTATTTATACTTCTGTGACTGAGGAAAAAACGTCTGCAGAAAAACCTGAACCAAAAATTCTTAAAggctgaaaaaaacaagtttaatctcaaaaacaaccaaagacaCTGAGTAATGTGATTACTGCAGAATTCAGCTCCAAAAAAGATGACCTAATATCAAAGTTGTagggttttgttttctggatcaTAGTGATCAAATACTGGGCTTTTTTTCAGGGTTGCACTCAAAGTGGTTGATAACCAACATTTGTGGCCAGTATCGCTTGTagtgaaagtaaaaataattgtgTCAAAGTTTCACAAACTCTGTTTAACTTTAGTCAATGCTTTAAGCATGCTCTATTCAAGAGAAAAGCTCATAACAAATAATAAACAGAAGCATCTCTGTAACGTTGAACGACTGATATTTGTTTGCAATTCATATAGTAACGACATGCTCAGAGTTCTCAGCTCTAGTTTAGATCAATCTGCAATGGATTCAATTCCCCAtgcaaaaaaatcctgttttttcagtttttgatatgtacttgcagcatttttcttatgaaagagaacaaatgtaataaaaaaataatttaatttttgcatttctgagtatttctccttaATCAGTCAAACTGTTGCAAAGACGCTCGGTTTGAATCAatgagctgttgtgatgtcacagcgGTCCAGTAGCACGTGTGCATTGAACAAGCTCcatgatctgccccgtccagcgtgcacAATTTCAGGCGTGGGAGAAGAGAAGGTAGCACATTGATGCGCTGCCCCACTTGCATTTTAAGAGCGTCCAaagctggattttgttgttggccgcacatgtttaaaattaaacttaaagtcccaaatatgttctctctctgaccgagtttgaaggcctgctgtcccgcattaaccagagagggtaaaaataaaaacaagaatagaatcaggggaacttttttttatttttgccttaatgaaaataagaaaattatcataaagttcaggaggctgTTGAAAACTTGTGCAAATGAGTTTGGGTCTCCTCTTCTGTATCTTTTCAACCTAAGCCTGGACTTGGGACATGTTCCATCCTGTGGAAGGCCTCATGTATTGTTCCTCTCCCCAAAGTCAGGCATCCTAAAGAAAACAAGGACTATCAGCCTGTAGCAGTGACCTCACATGTGATGaagacttttaacccttgtgctatcttaggcatgttaacattgggagttgggtcatctagacccactagacagtgcgctaagccttttttcttcaatgatttgtgatcttcactggtgtccatggattacatgaaatctttccacctttatccacctttgtcatggtagggagaacacgtcaatgcaagggtggggtcatcacaAGGGGTTAAGACGtaagttctgctgcagctgaagcCACAAGTGCAGCATGTCTAAGATCCACTGCAGTTTGCATACAGGGAGAGAGTGGGGGTGGAGGACGCAATCCTCTTCTTGTTACACTGTACCTATGCACACCTGGATGAAGGAGGTGGCACTGTgagaatgctttttttaaatttctcctGAGCCTTTAACACAATAGATACTCACCTGCTGGAGGAGAAACTCATGGGGGGATCTGTCTCCAGTACCCTCAGCTGCAGTGTAAGGGCACCGCAGGAGACAGTCCTGCCTCCTCTACTCTTCACGCTGTATTCGTCTGACTTCCACTATGACACAGCAACCTGCCACATGCAGAAGTTCTCGGACGATGCAGCTATTGTGGCCTACGTCAAATGGGAAGAGGAGAGGGAGTACGGGCGGCTGGTGGAGGACTTTGTGGCCTGGTGCAGGGAAAACCAGCTGCGGCTGAACATCcagaagaccaaggagatggtTCTGGACTTCAGAAGTCCGAACACCTCAGTGCGTGTACATAGAGGGAGAAAACATGGAAAACGTGGAACATGGATTGACTGAAACAATAATGTGCACTGCTTTTTATGATGTATGTggttttaataatgtttgtttttatgtattttttgtattgaaatgtgctgcctcttggccgagactcccttggaaaagagggttttaatctcaatgggacattcctggttaaaaaaaaaaggttaaataaaaaaaacggagaTGGTACAGATCTACTAGTACTTGGGGGTTGTGTTGGACTGCAAGCTGGACTGGACTACCAACACGGACCAGCTTTGCAAGAAGAGCCAGTCCAGGCTGTATTTCCAGAGGCTGCTCTCCTTTAACATCTGCACAAAATTGCTGCATATGTTTTATCAGTCAGTGGTGGAGAGTGCTCTCCTCTATGCTGCTGTGTGCTGGTGCAATACCAGCAAGAAGAACATCTGCAGGCTCAATAAGATCATCAAGAGGGTGAGCTTTGTGGTGGGTCTGAAGCTGGATCTTGTGAAGGAGGGGGCAAAGCAGAACACTCTGACCAGATTCATGGCCATCAAGATGAATCCCTCACATCCTCTACACAAGGCCTTCACCAGCAGGAGTACATTCTGCAATAGACTGCTGTCCCATTGCTGCTCCACAGACAGACTGAagaaatcttttgttcctcgtgccatcaggtAATACAACTCTCTGGCCGAGCATCTAAGAAACAATAGCTTTTAATTCATTTAACCCAATGattcttaaattatttaatcGATTAATGATTGTCAGCAGACGGCTGTTTTAAAATTTCTTCAGGGATTATCAAAGACCCTATCTATCTATTTTTCTCTGATCAAACCCAtttggagcagcaaagcagaaaaacatgacACTGAATTATATTTACGTTAATGTTACAATTATGATTTGTATCCATTATATGTAGTTTTTAATGGATGAAtcattgaaatggaaaaaaaaaacagcatttttctctaACTATATTATTGATTCTTACATTTAACAAAGTATGATGATGTTGATTTCCAAATTCATTCCAAACAACTTCATACTGTTGTTgccaaaacaaaatatatgtgATAACCATGAAAAACTTTAGTCTTGAAGGGAAACAAGCTGTGAGCAAACATTCACTGCaaaaaagaactgcagcttcttCAACTGGAACTCTTAAGCAAAATGACCATGAATGATCTGGATCAAGAAACCTTCTGCTGTtccatctgtctggatctgCTGAAGGAGAAGACTTTTgatgtcttctttttctctttctgaaaGGTTTAACAGCCACATTCTCTAAAGTTCTCCTCTTCCTGATCTGCAGCTCCTCGTCTGTCATGATGGGCGTAACcaacaggaagagaagaaagaagctgattggctgaactCCCAGTGAAAACACCTGATCAGAGTCAAACTGGTTTATGAGGAAGTGAAACTCTCACAGTCTTTGTGTCTGAGAAGAGAAATGGCGCAGAAAGGAGTTGATCTGGATCAAGAAACCTTCTGCTGTtccatctgtctggatctgCTGAAGGATCCGGTGACTATTCCCTGTGGACACAGCTACTGCATGAAGTGTATTCAAGGATTCTGGGATGAAGAGAAGAAAATCCACAGCTGTCCTCAGTGCAGGAAGACCTTCATACCGAGCCCTGTTCTGGTGAAAAACTTCATGTTTGCTGCTTTAGTGGATCAGCTGAAGAAGACTGGACTCCAAGCTTCTCCTGCTGATCTCTGCAATGCTGGACCTGAAGATGTGGTCTGTGATGTCTGTActggaagaaaactgaaagccATCAAGTCCTGTTTGATCTGTCTGGCCTCTTACTGTGAGAAACACCTTCAGCCTCATTTGGATGCAGCTGCATTCAAGAAACACAAGCTGGTGGAACCCTccaagaacctgcaggagaacatctgctcccgtcatgatgaggtgatgaagatgttcTGTCGCACTGATCAGAAGTGTATCTGTTATCTCTGCTCTGTAGATGAACATAGAGGCCACGACACagtctcagctgcagcagaaaggactgagaggcagagagagctggaggagagtcaacaacaaatccagcagAGAATCCAGGACAGAGAGAAGGAGGTGAAGCTGCTTCAACAGGAGGTGGAGGCCATCAATCACTCTGCTGATCAAACAGTGAAGGACAGTGAGAAGATCTTCACTGAGATGATCCGTCTCCTCCAGAAAAGAAGCTGTGATGTAaagcagcagatcagatccCAGCAGCAAACTGAAGTGAGTCGAGTCAAAGATcttcaggaggagctggagcaggagattactgagctgaagaggagagacgcTGAGCTGAAGCAGCTCTCACTCACAGAGGATCACAGCCAGTTTCTGCTCAACTACCCCTCACTGCCACCACTCAGTGAGTCCACACACTCATCCAGCATCAATGTCCGTCCTCTGAGATACTTTGAGGATGTGACAGCAGTTGTGTCAGAGCTCAGAGACAAACTGCAGGACATTTTGAGAGAGGAATGGACAAACATCTCACTGACAGTCAATTATGTGGACGTTTTACTGTCAgtaccagaaccagaaccaaagaGCAGAGCTGACTTCTTCAAATATTCATGTGAAATCACACTGGATCCAAACACAGCATACAGAGAACTGTTACTGTCAGAGGAGAACAGAAAGGTGACAAGGATGGAAAAATCTCAGTCTTATTCCGATCATCCAGACAGATTCACTGATCGATTTCAGGTTCTGAGTAGAGAGAGTCTGACTGGACGTTGTTACTGGGAGGTGGAGTGGAGAGGAACAGAGGTCGATGTAGCAGTCGCATACAAGAACATCAGGAGATCTGGAAATGAAAGTTCATTTGTTCGTAATGACAAATCCTGGACATTATTTTGTTCTCgaaatattttcttattttaccgGAACAGCACAAAAACCTCCATCTCAGCTCCTGGTTCCTCCAGAGTAGGAGTGTACCTGAATCACAGAGCAGGTGTTCTGTCTTTCTACAGCGTCTCTGAAAGCATGACtctcctccacagagtccagacCACATTCACTCAGCCGCTCCATGCAGGACTGAGGTTGGGTTTTATTGGAAGCACAGCAGAGTTCTGTAAACTCAAATAGTTCCTGAAGTTCCTGAAAGAAGTGAGATGTTTGTGTTTAGTGATTTCTCTGCTTTGGATCATTTTGAACTAA
Coding sequences:
- the LOC101171695 gene encoding dual specificity protein phosphatase 18-like — encoded protein: MLLSQVTSTLFLSGADAPLNAALVSQKGITLIVNATLNHACPAYPGVECLRVPVCDLPSARLSDHFDRVADRIHGNRDGGTLVHCAAGMSRSPALVMAYLMRHRGVTLRQAHHWVQESRPFVRLNSGFWEQLLQYERRLYGRNTVRVAQEPPPISRPLEKAPLTGNSWVTFVPKSPLMSRPSQILQSQVMASRNKSRRASKPLAKRQRLL
- the LOC101173009 gene encoding tripartite motif-containing protein 16, with product MAQKGVDLDQETFCCSICLDLLKDPVTIPCGHSYCMKCIQGFWDEEKKIHSCPQCRKTFIPSPVLVKNFMFAALVDQLKKTGLQASPADLCNAGPEDVVCDVCTGRKLKAIKSCLICLASYCEKHLQPHLDAAAFKKHKLVEPSKNLQENICSRHDEVMKMFCRTDQKCICYLCSVDEHRGHDTVSAAAERTERQRELEESQQQIQQRIQDREKEVKLLQQEVEAINHSADQTVKDSEKIFTEMIRLLQKRSCDVKQQIRSQQQTEVSRVKDLQEELEQEITELKRRDAELKQLSLTEDHSQFLLNYPSLPPLSESTHSSSINVRPLRYFEDVTAVVSELRDKLQDILREEWTNISLTVNYVDVLLSVPEPEPKSRADFFKYSCEITLDPNTAYRELLLSEENRKVTRMEKSQSYSDHPDRFTDRFQVLSRESLTGRCYWEVEWRGTEVDVAVAYKNIRRSGNESSFVRNDKSWTLFCSRNIFLFYRNSTKTSISAPGSSRVGVYLNHRAGVLSFYSVSESMTLLHRVQTTFTQPLHAGLRLGFIGSTAEFCKLK